The Fulvia fulva chromosome 1, complete sequence region GTTCTATGCGGTTTGCGCCACACTTTCTGAGCGCCACAGTTCACAGACGCCGGCTGCGCGGAAGGCAAGCACGCGACATCGGATGTTCTGTTTGGCGTTTTTTTGATTTCAAACGGTCGTCATTGAATGGATAAGCCTAGACTCTTATAGAGTTGAGGCTCCTCTTCACGCGCACACTTCTTCTCCTTCACCACAAACAGACGCTGAACACCACGAGGTGCAAGACATGAGTTACACGCACTGCTACACCTTGAACATCAAGCTCGCACGCGGTTAAGCATGAGGGTCGTCGTAATTGGCGCAGGACCGGTGGGTTCTCTTGCGGGTCTCTATGCTGCCCGGCGAGGCTGGGATGTCGACGTTTACGATCTTCGACCGGGTATGTTGTTGAGGTGTCGTTGCCATTGGACTCGCCACTGACTCAGACGCGAGACAGACCTTCGAGATGAGGCAACCACGCCGCTCAACTTTACTAAATCAATGAACTTGGCTCTGTCAGAGAGAGGCATCAATGCCTTGCGCCACTCCGACTCCCCCGAGCTGCTCGCGGCAATCATGGCAGAGACCATACCAATGTATGGACGTATGATACACGGCAAAGATAGGACAGGGGCATTGACAGAGGCATCTCAACAATACGACATCCATGGTCGCGCCATCATGGCAGTGGATCGCGGTGATCTCAATGCTCGTCTTCTGGATGAGCTCGAGAGCCTGCCAAACGTGAAGCTTCGCTTCAACCACAAATTGACTGGTATCGACTTCCGTCGTCGCTTGGCCTGGCTCGAGCAGAAAGGCACGTCTAGGAGACCAAGCGCCGAATCGGACGGGATCAGGCGCAGCCGGAGGCCAGGAAGACCTGACGAGATTGAAATTGATTTCGATCTCATTATGGGCTGTGATGGCGCGCACAGCAGTGTTCGTTTTCACCTGATGAAATTTGCTAGGCTGGACTTCGAGCAGAGCTACATCGATACTCTTTGGTGCGAATTCAACATTCCGGCTGCGACAGCCGAGACAAGCAAGACACCATCTGGCAAAGATGGTTTCGCAACCAGTCCAAATCATTTGCACATCTGGCCCGGCAAGGATAAGATGTTCATCGCCATTCCCAGCGTTGACAAGTCGTTCACGTCGACTCTTTTTGCGCCAGATGCCGATTTCCAGGCGCTGAAGAAGGACCCGTCCAAAGTCGAATTGTTCTTCAACAAGCACTTTCCGGGCGCCGTGGATCTCATCGGACCAGAAGCTGTGCAGCGACAATTCGAGGAGAATCAGCATTTGCCGCTCATTAGTGTCAAGTGCTCTCCCCACTATTTTGGCCATAGTGGTGTCATCCTTGGAGACGCGGCCCACGCTATGGTGCCATTCTATGGCCAAGGCATGAATGCCGGTCTTGAAGGCGTTCGCGTACTCTTCTCCCACCTGGACCGCTACCCAACTACAGAAGAAGGGCGGGCAAAGGCACTTACCGCGTACAACGAAGAGCGCATTGCTGATGCTCACACAATCAACGATCTCGCCTTGTACAACTTCTGGGACATGCGTGAAGGTGTTCGGTCGTCGCTAGTGCTTCTGCGCAAGAGTATCGAGGAGTTCCTGTCCGATAAGCTTCCAAGCACGGGATTCGCAACGCAGTACAGCAGAGTCAGCTTCAGCAACCAGCGCTATTCAGAGGTCGCAAAGGCAGTCGCTCGTCAGAAAGATATCCTGCTTCGAGGTATGCTTGGGGCAGGACTGCTCCCGGTCGTCAGCATTGTCGCCGTTCTTGCGTGGCGTTGGCACCGTGGACGTGGTGCCCCCGACCTCTTGGCGAGTGTTCGACTTGCAGCTCGTCGTATGGTGCAGATGTTTCGGTCTACCATTGGGTCATGAGTAATGACTCTAGACACGTAGACCAGAATGACAACCCCTCTCCGCTCATGTCTTCCGCCATCTGCCGCACAGAGGCTCGCTGTCTCGATCGTGCCGTTTCCTTCTGTTGCAAGCTTGACCTTGGACGTGTTCAGGTACAGCCGTCTAACGATTCACATGCCATGTTCGCGCAGACAACGCTATAATGGGCTGCAGCTTGAGTGTCCCGTGGCTGGACCATAAACGCCCGCCCCCTGCTGGAAGTTACGGCCTGAACTCATGGCTGGCGAGGAGTCTTGACCTGTGCTTGCCAGCTGCAAACAATGCCAGAGGTGCTCTTCCATCGCAGCCAGTCGAGTGGAATGTTTTCGCGAATGCGCGCGAGCGAATGGACTTCGGGAGTAAGGTCCTCTATCCTGCAAGCATGACCTAAGCCCATCGACTGACCACTTTCATGTCACAGGAGCCGCAGTCATCGTGCTTTCCGACAATGGCGTCCACAAAATCAGCCACCTTCGTGCAAACATCATCTACCAATATTCCGCGACCCACAAAGGGGGAGGCTTCGTTGCTCAGATGGCAGTCATGGACGACACGAAAGACATTGTCAAACATCGCATTATTGGCTTGAAGCCCTCTAACGACCGTCGAGGCGCATTCGTCCACCTCAAAGCCGAAGTCGAGCGCCAGTTCGACATCATCATCCAATGCAACCACAAGATTGTGTCCCCTGATGACTATGACGAGCCGCTAGCGAGGCAGATTCGAGCAACCTATTCTCAACAGAGCTTGCAGCCCCGTAAGCAGCCATCGAAACAGACGTCTCGTCAATCCATACGGCCAGCATCAGGCGCACAAGGAGCAAGCCCAGAGAAAAAGGAAGTCTCCGCAACTATCACAGAACTCCCATTCGATTCTCAAGATAGCATACAGCTGGTGAAGCGGTCGTCAAGACAGGCATCCCATCAGTCCATCCCAATCCCAGAAGAGAAAGAAGTCTCTTCAAGGGTCACCGAACTCCCGTTCGATTCTCAAGACAGCATACAGCCGGCGAAGCGGTCGTCAAGACTGGCATCCCACCAGTCTCTCCCAATCCCAGAGGAGAAAGAAGTCGCCCAAAGGTTCAGCGAACTCCCGTTCAATTCTCGAGAGAGTGTACTGCCACAACAGCGGCCTGCAAAAGACACATCTCGTCCTTCCAACCTACCGTCATCCGGGGCAAGCCTAGCATATCACCATAGGCCGCCACCGAGAAAGAGATCTCGTCAATCCATACTGCCAGCACTACCACTATCATACCCACCAGCGACAATCCCAGGAGGCAACCCCGTCCCGCACTTCATCAACACCCTCCCACCCGGCAGACGCCCACCCGAACCACGCCGCCCCCTCAACGTCCGATGCGGCCACCCCGCCGAGCTGTCCCGACTCTACAACATCCCCGAATCCGAAGTCATGGCCGCAAGACGTGGTGGGCGCACCTACAAGCTTCCTGCTCGTCACTCAGCCTGGAACGACCCTCGCATGCGTCCTCAAAAACCGCGGCCTGACTCCTGGTCATCTCCCAGCGCCCACACCGGCTTGGCGGCCCCATTACCCAGCCTGCATCCAGCAATGGCCCTCCACTCCTCCAAGGCTCCAGGAATGAACCCATACCTCTCCGCGCCTTCAGAACCAATCTCGATCTCACGCCCCGCACCCAGACCCCCTGCCACCTTCACCCGCACCGCCCCCCAGCCCGTGCCGCAAACCCCCCTAATCCAACATTGCGGCCGTTACGGTACCGGTGCAAACCGTCAAATCGACGACGCAATCACCTTCGACCCGTGCGCGAGACACTACAAGTCCACTCTGGATTTGCAGAGCTATATGAACGACGTCTACACACGTAGTGACACCAAGCTGGTACGTGTCAAACCGTGCGACCCTGAAGCCCCACCCGAGGCAGCACCCAAGAGGCCCCCAGGGCCAGGGGTGAGAGCGCAGAGGGAGCATGAGGCTGCCGATGCGAAGAGGCGAGCGATGGGGGTGAAGAGGGTGCATCCTGATGAGGATAACTGGGAGGGGTTCATGGCGAGGATGCAGCAGCGGCGGTTGCAGAGGCCGGGTTGAACAGCCTCCTGGGCTTCAAGCAGATCAGTTGTGGGAAGGTCGTCTAATGGAAAGACGCATGAGGGGCCCTAGCTGTCTCACCATTTTGACATGCGACGGGTGGCAATTCTCCGCCAGTACCATACCAAACTCTTGGAATATAATATTCGACTCCTACTCTACTTGAGGGGTGTGGGAATGGGAGGAGGTAATGTTGGTGCAGGTCCGTGGTTTTTTTAAGAGCGCGGTTCACTCATTCATCGCTGCTATGTCTGCGTCTAGTCCAGCCAGTTCTATAATGTTACAAGCGCGAAAACAGAAAAAAGTATGTAGCCTCCCATGTATCCATAACGTACATCCAAACCCGCAATCTAATCATTCTGATTCAATCCATACACGTCGCCTCGACAGCCCTCTCCAAGCTGTCACCCTCTCAACATCCAACCCCTTCAATCTCGCGTCTGGCGTCTCAGCTCCTCAAACTCCCCCCTCACCGCAAGCTGATAGCTATCAACAATCCTCCTGAGCGTCGGAAACCTCCCAAACCCCACCTCCCCAACATCCTCCACCATATCCTCCAAATCCTCCTGCAACGTATCGCCCGCATTGAACACAATCTGCCTGACAGTCTGATTCGTCTCGGAGCGAATGGTGTACAGCTCCACAAGGCTGCTGAGCATCTCCGCGAGATCGGCGACCGCGTCGAACCTGAATGGGAAAGGTTCGTTGAAATGCCCTTCGTCGTGTTCGTCCTCGAGGCGGTTCGCTTCGTGGGCGATGCGGTCGAGCTCGCGGCGGTCGAGTTTGCGGAGGATGAGCTCGGGGGAGTCGTCGGGTTGGATTGCGGTGGGGAGGAGGTCTTGTTGGCTGCGGTCGCGGAGGATGTTGATGGCTTCTCGGCGAGCGGGATCGACTGGGAAGAGGTTTGCGGGCAGGAGGTCGAACATGGCTGGGTCGTCGTTGAATAAAGCATTAGCAGCGCCAGGCTGATTATACTTCGGACACGGCTTGCCTGAATCCCAATGATGCGACGCCGCATCCGCTTCCTCGCCACAGATATAGCAGAAATGCGTCCGGCACGCGGGGATCGAACAGACGAGATGATTGCATCCATCTTGCAGCTGCACGACTCCACCGCAGCCTGGGCACTTCTGATAATCAGTGCCTCGATTGAGCTCCTTGAGCGTCTCCGCCTCATCAATCGGGTCCTTACACTCGTGCTCCTTCAACGCTCCCTCGATGAGACCGCCGCAGCAGGTACAAGTCCTCGCGTCACAAACATCACACTTCCTGCCAGCCGGACGCGCGGACTTGAGGCCGAGGAAGCGGCCACAGGTGTCGGACTGCTTGATTTCTCCATCCTTTCCAGCGCAGTGAATTCTCTCGCCAGGCAGGACGGCATACAGCCGCGTCCTCTCTAGCCAAGCCTCGAGAAAGATCTTGGGAAAGAACGGAGCGAAATCGAAGATGTTGAGTTCCGAATCACCCCAACGGACGGGGTATTGGGATTCGTCCTTGAGAGCGGCGAAGAATTGGGGTTTGATGCCGGAGTCGAAGCAGCCTTTGCAGACGGCGTCGCCTTTGATGGTGATGGAGGTGTCGTGGTGGGTGTCGTCGCAGATTGAGCATTCGAATGTGCTGGGTTGCGTGGTCATGCCGCTTGGGGAAGGGGCGGTCATGGTGGGTTTGCGTGTGGGTGGTGTTGGCTCTATCAAGTGGGTTGTGATTGTTAGGTGGAGATCGGTGTGGTGATTTGATAGATTGAAGAGGAGAGTGCTGTGATCTGGGAGGAGAGTCGAGTCTTCGCCCTGGACCATATTTATGAGGTCGAGGATAGGTTTGTGTGCTTTGTGTTATCGAGTAGTCACTAGCCAACAATGCCGTTCATTCACTTGAAGTGGTTTCGAGCTCGGATCATCAGTACAACAATGCCTTTGTATTCACCTAAAGTGGGTTGACATCGAATGGATGAACGTAACTGGCGGGCGGGTCTTGAGAGTACTGCGAGGCATCTCGGGATTAATGCCATGCCTCAACTTCGAGGCTAGACGAGAATGATTGATTCGATCTGATACAGGTTCGACTTGCGACATTGTCCAAGCTCGATCAATCCAGGCCAGCGAAGTTGAAGTTGCTCTCCGTAACAGGTTGACCCTTGCCGCGCTTCTTCTTCTTGTTGTGTCTGCGAGATCTCTCATCATCGCTACTATCATCGTCATCATCCTCCTGCTCGCTGTCATCGCTATCTTTCGCAGACCGCTTCAGCGCAGCACCGTCGTCATCGCCATCATCCTCTTCAGCCTCTTCGGCTTCGATGCTCTCCTGCCACACTTTGATGGTCTGACCACCACCGGAGATCATCCTTCCTCCAACGTCAAAGCTTAGTGCCACCACGCCCTCCACTTCATCGTGCTGTACTTCGCCAACGACTTTGTTTGGGCCAATGTGCACGAAGCGGATTTGACCATCCCCCATGCCCACTGCGACCTTCTTGCCGAAAGCACCGATGCCATCTGGGATGTGGGTCATGCAGTCCAAAGTCTCCTTCTCCCGGCTGACAGTGATGCGCTCGTCTTGATCGTCCCATTGGCCCTTCTCCCACAGGGTGATGACTCCGTCGCCGGCTCCGACCACTGCCTTCTCGCCTGTGCTGCCGCTGCTCTTCTTTGCGGGCAAGCCTGTCAGATATAGACAGGACAGCAGCAGTTCTTCTTGGTCTTCACTTTTCGCTAGCACACCTCGTCGCAGGTCGGTCAAGGCCAAGGTCGTGCTTCCAGTAGTGAGCCATTGCTTGCTGTATCCAGAGGTGGAAGCTGCAGACGGTGGAATTGGACATAGCGAGGAGATGTAGTCGGCGTGTGGGTGGTACACCTGCGAAGGTCTGGAGCTGGCGAAGGCAGTCTTGGAGTCGGATAGTGGGATGCTCGGTGCAGGGTCGCGCAAATCGCAAAGATGCAACGCGCCGGAGTCGGTAGAGAGCAGCAGAGTCTGTGGACTCAGCGCATGCACTACAGTCGGCGCATCGACCCCGTCCCGAGATGTGGATGGGTCAATGGGTATGGCGATCTTGCCAGTGACTCTGCCCGTCTCGCTGTCGGCCGCCTTGACGATGCCATCGGTGCCCGCCGAATAGAGCTGCCTCCCATCGGTGCTGTAGGCCAGACACCGGCAGCTGCCTTTGTGTCTCTTTGTCCGCCAAGTCGTGTCCACCACATCGGTGCCGTTGCTGCCTCTCCGGCCCTTTGTCTTCACATGCCCAGCAGCCGCGTCGTCCTCCACGGGCGGCAGCTTGAGCTGGGCCGCATGGCCGCTGCTCAGTCCGACCGTCACCAGCGCCTCAGTCGGATGGACGGCCTGCGCGAACAGGTCCGACTCGAGCGGCAGCGTGCAAATCGTGTCAAACATCGGCTGCAGAGGGTGTGCTGTGTGTCTTGCTGGACCATTTCTTCAGCGTCTGGTCTGCGAGCTTCCGGCGCCATGCATCTTCGGTGAGCTTCGCGCCCTTTTGGCACGTCCTTCTCACCAGCATCACCTCTAGGCTCTAGCCCCAGCACATGCATGTTCCTGCACATGACATGACGTGCTGCGGTGGAGATGAGAGGTACGTGTGGGTCTACTATGTCAAGACATCTCTGCTTCGACGCTGTAGTCCATGTGCTGCATTGCCACTGCAAGCTGACTGCTGACCACTCCCGACTCGCATTGCCCTTCCCTACTTCGAACAGACGAACTTACCATGGTCCTCAGACCCACCAAACAGAAACAGATCTCCTTCGGCTGTAAGCATGGCTGCATGGAAAGAACATACCGGGGCATCCACCTTACGCCCATGCAGATTGTGACACACGTACCGGCCAGAGAGTCTACCCGCCACCGCCTGATCCACAGATGACCGACAACACCGACGACCTTCTCCCAGAGCAATTGCCACCGAAACAATCGAAGCCAGTTGTTGATCCTTCAGAGCGCACATCACAAGCCGACGACATGTACCTCAAAGTCACCTGCTCTCCACCTTTGGGGCAGGCCACTACCATCTCTCGGCACAGTGGATGTGTCCGCTTCAACGTCCTGCTTGAGACTAACGCTCCAAGTCGAACCGAGCCGCAGCAACCTCAGGTCGCTATATGGCATAATCATGGAGGCGAGCACGACTGGGCTGAGCTACCTCTAGCTCCTACAGAGGACTGTGAGCATGTCATGCTGCTGAATCGACCAAGAACGACTAGCATTACCTCAAAATGGTTCTCAGCAGAACTGTCTGGCATGCCAAAGCATGGCCAAGTCACGAAATTCACAGTCAAGTTCTCTGTCGACGACTCCCACGAATGGCGATGGATCAAGGGCACGACTGGCGTTGAGGATGGCGAGCTGCATTACCAGAGTGCCGACTTCACTAAGCATTCGTCCTACGATCTGAAGCACTGGTTCAACGACACCAGCTCAGATATCAAGGTGCAAAGTGAGCGTCCCGACACGGAGAACACGCATCTGTACTCCCTGACATGCCCCGTTGCACCTGCGAAAGGCGAGGACTCGGGTTGGCAGCATCATCAGCTTGGCACACCTAATCACTCTTCCCGATGGTTCAGCTTGGTACGGATATGGTCCCCATGGCTTGCACCACGACAGGGCAAAGGGAAACTGGATCTTGACAAAGACGCAATTCTTTCGTCATTCCTCAGATCGGATGGATTACGTGTTGTGGTGCTAGGTATCAGTGGCGTTGACGATGTAGTCACGACTCTGATCAATGACAGACATGGTAACGTGATCATCAAGAGCCGCAATGACAGGACCGAGACGGGATCTGCTACAGTACTGGTTGCTGTAGCGGAGAGCTTTGAAGTGGCGAATGCGGCTGTATTCTACCATGCTAGGAAAGTGGTTGGTCCCTATGGGACTACAGCTGTTGGGAACGAAATCAAGACTATGACGGATGGTGTCAAGGATGAGTGGCTGGAAGAGGTATGAGCCTAGTTCGCTACTACGGATCATATGCTAATCGTCGACAGTGGTATGATGGACTTACATACTGCACGGTAAGGATCGCCCCGATTGGAACCCCTTCCATCCAAGACATAGCGATACAAGTTCTAACCCTACTTTTAGTGGAACGGCCTGGGTCAGAACCTGACCTCTCAGAAGATCTTTGATGCTCTGGATGCCCTCTCGAAGGAAAACATCAACATCACTAATCTAATCATCGACGATAACTGGCAGTCGTTGTCGAAGGGGGACACACAATTCGTGCGTGGCTGGTCAGATTTCGAGGCGAACAAGGAAGGATTTCCAGAAGGCATGAAAGCCACCACCAAAGAGATCCGAAAGAGGCACCCCAACATCAACCACATTGCAGTCTGGCACGCAATCCTCGGATACTGGGGTGGCGTTGACCCCAACGGCTGGATCGCGAAGAACTACAAGACCATCGAGGTGGAGAAGGAGCCAGGCGTTGCTGGTGGCAAGTTCACAGTGGTGGCAGCTGAGGATGCCGGCAGAATGTACAATGACTTCTACGCCTTCCTTTCGGACGCAGGTGTCGACTCGGTCAAGACGGATGCCCAGTTCTTCCTCGATCTGCTGCTACACGCGCCGGATCGTAGAGCCCTAATCACGGAGTACCAAGACGCCTGGACAATCGCTCATCTCCGCCACCTCAGCAGCAGAGCCATTTCCTGCATGTCGCAGTCACCACAATTACTCTTCCACAGTCAATTGCCGAAGAACAAACCTCGCCTGCTCGTCCGCAACTCCGACGATTTCTTCCCAGAAGTCGCCGCCAGTCACCCGTGGCACATCTTCTGCAACGCTCACAACAGCCTTCTGACACAACACCTCAACGTGCTCCCCGATTGGGACATGTTCCAAACCTCCCACGAATGGGCCGGCTTCCACGCCGCAGCACGCTGTGTCAGCGGCGGGCCGATCTACTTCACAGACACACCAGGCAAACACGACATCACCCTAATCCGCCAAATGACAGCCCAAACTCCTCGCGGCAAAACCGTCATCCTCCGCCCCTCAATCGTGGGCAAATCAACAGACCCCTACAACAGCTACAACTCCTTAACAATGCTGAAGATCGGCACATACGTAGGCTACGCACAAACCGGCACCTCCATCCTGGGAATCTTCAACGTCTCCCCCCAGTACCTAAACGAATTCATCAACCTCTCCTCCTTCCCGGGGACAGAAGAAGGCCAATACATCGTGGGCTCCTTCCAAACCGGCAAAATCTCAAAACCCATGAAGCGAGGCGATCACCACGCCCTCGTCGGCCTCGAACTAGACCCCCAGACCTGGGAAATCTTAACAGCCTACCCCCTCCGCCCCTTCCCCCTCCACAACAACCCCATCAGCGTCGCAATGATGGGCCTCATCGGCAAAATGACAGGCTCCGCGGCCGTCACGGGGCTGGATATGTACGTAGAATCCAACGGACGCCTGAGGATCTGGACGAGTTTGAAGGCGTTGGGGGTTTTGGGTTTGTACATTTCGGATTTGCCGGAGAGGAGCATGGAGGATTCGTTGATGGTTATGATCTTTGGGAAGCCGGTTCCGGTGGAGGCTGTGAGGATTAGTGAGAGGGATGAGCGTGTTTTGGAGGTGGATGTTGAGAGGGCGTGGAGGGAGAGCGGGGAGGATGCGGGGTGGAGTAATGAGGTTAGTGTTGAGATTTTTATCCATTGAGGAGAGGAGGGTGTTGTTGGGAGGTAGGGAGGGTGGGAGATtgagaatgcaggtgcgacTGATGGATGGACGGGAGCATGGAAGTAGGATGATCATTCAAGTCATTTCATTTTAGACAGACTTTATGTCTGTACTCAAACTCATCAACGTTGGGGTGGTCTTGCGGCCAATATAGGCCTGCATTACCTCTGCCCTCGGGGTATTGCTATCATTATGCTTTGGCAGCACCGGCCTTGATAAGTAGGATATCACCATCCTCGACCACATAGTCCTTGCCCTTCGTCATGATCTTACCCTGCGCCTTCACAGTAGCCTCATCGCCGAGCTCCTTCAAGATATTGTAGTTGTACACAATACACTGAATGAAAGTCTTCTCAAAGTCACCGTGAATGATACCAGCTGCTTGAGGAGCCTTGGTGCCGTTTCGTAGTGTCCATTGTCGTACTTCGTCTGTGCCTGTGGTGAAGAAGGAGCCGAGGTTGAGGGCTTTGCGCATGGTGGTGATGATCTTGGGAAGGGCAGACTTGGTTCCGAGCTTCTTGGCCTCCTCTTCTGCTTCTGCGTCTGTCTCGAAGCGGGTGAGACGATCCTCAAATGAAACGGAGATGGGGATGATTGGGTCGCCGGGAGCGTGCTCCTTTACCCACTCGGCAATTTTGGGCAGGTGCTTGTTCTTTTGGCGGATGTAGTCCTTTTCGCTGAGGTTGACGAGGAAGACGACTGGCTTGGCGGAGAGGAGGAAGAGTGGGTTGATGACCTCGACCTAGGGGTGTTCAGGTCAGTAAAGTACAGGGCAGAATTTGCTGGACAGTGTATAGATGACAGGGTTGCTTCGAAATCAGATCGGACGTTCTATCACGACACCTCTTGCGTTATATGGTGAGGGTTCTAAGAGCTGGGATTATAGAGATTGGATCTCTGGTTCATCATGGAAACAGGGGAGAAACATTAGGAAAGGGATGATCAAACGTACCTCTTTCGGTGACCAGTCGTTCTTGCGCACGTCCTTGCCGGCCTTCAGGTGCTCGAGGATCTTCTCGACTGTGGCTTGCTCTTCCTTGAGCTTCTTCATCTCAAGTGACTGACCTCCTCGTCGAGTCTGCTTCACGAGGTTCTCGTGTGCCTTCTCCACGAACTCGATGTCCTTGATTCGAAGCTCTTCGCTGATGATGTCGAGGTCACGGATCGGGTCCACATCTCCCTCAACGTGAATAATCTCAGCATCGTCGAAGCAGCGCACGACCTGGAAGACGGCATCGACGGCTCGGATGTGTGACAAGAAAGCGTTACCGAGACCCGCACCAGTCGAAGCGCCTCGCGTCAGACCAGCGATGTCGTAGACAGTCATGTGGGCGGGCACCTCGGACTTGGGCTTGTACTGCTTGACCAGCCAGTCGAAGCGGTCGTCGGGCACGATGACACGTGCCTCTTCTGGGTCGATGGTGGCATAGGGAAAGTTGGCAGGATTACCGAGCGAACACTTGGTAAGGGCCTGGAA contains the following coding sequences:
- a CDS encoding putative galactinol--sucrose galactosyltransferase 6; translated protein: MHVPAHDMTCCGGDERPTKQKQISFGYCDTRTGQRVYPPPPDPQMTDNTDDLLPEQLPPKQSKPVVDPSERTSQADDMYLKVTCSPPLGQATTISRHSGCVRFNVLLETNAPSRTEPQQPQVAIWHNHGGEHDWAELPLAPTEDCEHVMLLNRPRTTSITSKWFSAELSGMPKHGQVTKFTVKFSVDDSHEWRWIKGTTGVEDGELHYQSADFTKHSSYDLKHWFNDTSSDIKVQSERPDTENTHLYSLTCPVAPAKGEDSGWQHHQLGTPNHSSRWFSLVRIWSPWLAPRQGKGKLDLDKDAILSSFLRSDGLRVVVLGISGVDDVVTTLINDRHGNVIIKSRNDRTETGSATVLVAVAESFEVANAAVFYHARKVVGPYGTTAVGNEIKTMTDGVKDEWLEEWNGLGQNLTSQKIFDALDALSKENINITNLIIDDNWQSLSKGDTQFVRGWSDFEANKEGFPEGMKATTKEIRKRHPNINHIAVWHAILGYWGGVDPNGWIAKNYKTIEVEKEPGVAGGKFTVVAAEDAGRMYNDFYAFLSDAGVDSVKTDAQFFLDLLLHAPDRRALITEYQDAWTIAHLRHLSSRAISCMSQSPQLLFHSQLPKNKPRLLVRNSDDFFPEVAASHPWHIFCNAHNSLLTQHLNVLPDWDMFQTSHEWAGFHAAARCVSGGPIYFTDTPGKHDITLIRQMTAQTPRGKTVILRPSIVGKSTDPYNSYNSLTMLKIGTYVGYAQTGTSILGIFNVSPQYLNEFINLSSFPGTEEGQYIVGSFQTGKISKPMKRGDHHALVGLELDPQTWEILTAYPLRPFPLHNNPISVAMMGLIGKMTGSAAVTGLDMYVESNGRLRIWTSLKALGVLGLYISDLPERSMEDSLMVMIFGKPVPVEAVRISERDERVLEVDVERAWRESGEDAGWSNEVSVEIFIH
- a CDS encoding Kynurenine 3-monooxygenase, with the translated sequence MRVVVIGAGPVGSLAGLYAARRGWDVDVYDLRPDLRDEATTPLNFTKSMNLALSERGINALRHSDSPELLAAIMAETIPMYGRMIHGKDRTGALTEASQQYDIHGRAIMAVDRGDLNARLLDELESLPNVKLRFNHKLTGIDFRRRLAWLEQKGTSRRPSAESDGIRRSRRPGRPDEIEIDFDLIMGCDGAHSSVRFHLMKFARLDFEQSYIDTLWCEFNIPAATAETSKTPSGKDGFATSPNHLHIWPGKDKMFIAIPSVDKSFTSTLFAPDADFQALKKDPSKVELFFNKHFPGAVDLIGPEAVQRQFEENQHLPLISVKCSPHYFGHSGVILGDAAHAMVPFYGQGMNAGLEGVRVLFSHLDRYPTTEEGRAKALTAYNEERIADAHTINDLALYNFWDMREGVRSSLVLLRKSIEEFLSDKLPSTGFATQYSRVSFSNQRYSEVAKAVARQKDILLRAANNARGALPSQPVEWNVFANARERMDFGRAAVIVLSDNGVHKISHLRANIIYQYSATHKGGGFVAQMAVMDDTKDIVKHRIIGLKPSNDRRGAFVHLKAEVERQFDIIIQCNHKIVSPDDYDEPLARQIRATYSQQSLQPRKQPSKQTSRQSIRPASGAQGASPEKKEVSATITELPFDSQDSIQLVKRSSRQASHQSIPIPEEKEVSSRVTELPFDSQDSIQPAKRSSRLASHQSLPIPEEKEVAQRFSELPFNSRESVLPQQRPAKDTSRPSNLPSSGASLAYHHRPPPRKRSRQSILPALPLSYPPATIPGGNPVPHFINTLPPGRRPPEPRRPLNVRCGHPAELSRLYNIPESEVMAARRGGRTYKLPARHSAWNDPRMRPQKPRPDSWSSPSAHTGLAAPLPSLHPAMALHSSKAPGMNPYLSAPSEPISISRPAPRPPATFTRTAPQPVPQTPLIQHCGRYGTGANRQIDDAITFDPCARHYKSTLDLQSYMNDVYTRSDTKLVRVKPCDPEAPPEAAPKRPPGPGVRAQREHEAADAKRRAMGVKRVHPDEDNWEGFMARMQQRRLQRPG
- a CDS encoding WD repeat-containing protein jip5; this encodes MFDTICTLPLESDLFAQAVHPTEALVTVGLSSGHAAQLKLPPVEDDAAAGHVKTKGRRGSNGTDVVDTTWRTKRHKGSCRCLAYSTDGRQLYSAGTDGIVKAADSETGRVTGKIAIPIDPSTSRDGVDAPTVVHALSPQTLLLSTDSGALHLCDLRDPAPSIPLSDSKTAFASSRPSQVYHPHADYISSLCPIPPSAASTSGYSKQWLTTGSTTLALTDLRRGVLAKSEDQEELLLSCLYLTGLPAKKSSGSTGEKAVVGAGDGVITLWEKGQWDDQDERITVSREKETLDCMTHIPDGIGAFGKKVAVGMGDGQIRFVHIGPNKVVGEVQHDEVEGVVALSFDVGGRMISGGGQTIKVWQESIEAEEAEEDDGDDDGAALKRSAKDSDDSEQEDDDDDSSDDERSRRHNKKKKRGKGQPVTESNFNFAGLD
- a CDS encoding Obg-like ATPase 1, giving the protein MYGSILVGLANVGKSTFFQALTKCSLGNPANFPYATIDPEEARVIVPDDRFDWLVKQYKPKSEVPAHMTVYDIAGLTRGASTGAGLGNAFLSHIRAVDAVFQVVRCFDDAEIIHVEGDVDPIRDLDIISEELRIKDIEFVEKAHENLVKQTRRGGQSLEMKKLKEEQATVEKILEHLKAGKDVRKNDWSPKEVEVINPLFLLSAKPVVFLVNLSEKDYIRQKNKHLPKIAEWVKEHAPGDPIIPISVSFEDRLTRFETDAEAEEEAKKLGTKSALPKIITTMRKALNLGSFFTTGTDEVRQWTLRNGTKAPQAAGIIHGDFEKTFIQCIVYNYNILKELGDEATVKAQGKIMTKGKDYVVEDGDILLIKAGAAKA